The following are encoded together in the Cyanobacterium aponinum PCC 10605 genome:
- a CDS encoding 2Fe-2S iron-sulfur cluster-binding protein has product MTTVKVTFLPDNVTVEAETGEPLLDVAKRGNVFIPTGCLMGSCHACEVELDDGTPICACISSVPSGIEELTINLYSDPVW; this is encoded by the coding sequence ATGACTACTGTAAAAGTGACTTTCTTACCTGATAATGTTACTGTTGAAGCAGAAACAGGCGAACCATTGCTCGATGTTGCAAAACGTGGAAATGTTTTTATTCCAACGGGATGTTTAATGGGATCTTGTCATGCTTGTGAAGTAGAATTAGATGATGGAACTCCTATTTGTGCTTGTATTAGTTCCGTTCCTAGTGGTATAGAAGAACTAACTATTAATCTTTATTCTGATCCTGTTTGGTAA